In Archangium violaceum, the following are encoded in one genomic region:
- a CDS encoding carbon-nitrogen hydrolase family protein — MSQSQQVRVAVVQAAPVLFDREGTLERVASWTARAAQAGARIVLFPEAFIPAYPRGLGFGFIVGSRTEAGRRLWQRYNEQSVEIPGPAIEHLGSIARQHGVFLAIGVIERDRLTRGTLYCTLLYFGPDGALLAKHRKLKPTGSERLIWGEGDGSTLSTVETPFGRLGGLICWENYMPLARTAMYAKGVDIYLAPTADNRDTWQATVRHIASEGRCFVLGCNQFVTRDMYPEEVLREEALPADAPRIMSRGGSVIVSPFGEVLAGPLWDEEGLLTADLDLGMLTRARLDFDPCGHYARPDVFRLEVDERERPVAAFRIQG, encoded by the coding sequence ATGTCTCAGTCCCAGCAGGTTCGTGTCGCCGTCGTTCAGGCCGCTCCCGTCCTCTTCGATCGCGAGGGGACGCTCGAACGCGTCGCCTCGTGGACCGCCCGTGCCGCCCAGGCGGGCGCTCGCATCGTCCTCTTCCCGGAGGCCTTCATCCCGGCCTATCCCCGGGGCCTGGGCTTCGGCTTCATCGTCGGCAGCAGGACCGAGGCCGGCCGCCGTCTCTGGCAGCGCTACAACGAGCAGTCGGTGGAGATCCCCGGCCCGGCGATCGAGCACCTCGGGAGCATCGCCCGCCAGCACGGTGTCTTCCTCGCCATCGGCGTCATCGAGCGCGATCGCCTGACGCGCGGGACGCTCTACTGCACGCTGCTCTATTTCGGGCCGGACGGCGCGCTGCTCGCCAAGCACCGCAAGCTCAAGCCCACCGGCTCCGAGCGGCTCATCTGGGGCGAGGGTGATGGGAGCACGCTCTCCACGGTCGAAACCCCCTTCGGCCGGCTCGGAGGGCTCATCTGCTGGGAGAACTACATGCCGCTCGCCCGGACGGCCATGTACGCCAAGGGCGTCGACATCTACCTCGCCCCCACCGCCGACAACCGGGACACCTGGCAGGCCACGGTGCGCCACATCGCCAGCGAGGGCCGCTGCTTCGTGCTCGGGTGCAACCAGTTCGTCACCCGCGACATGTACCCGGAGGAGGTCCTGCGCGAGGAGGCCCTGCCCGCCGATGCTCCCCGCATCATGTCCCGCGGTGGCAGCGTCATCGTCTCCCCGTTCGGCGAGGTGCTCGCCGGGCCTCTCTGGGACGAGGAGGGCCTGCTGACCGCGGACCTCGACCTGGGGATGCTCACCCGGGCGCGGCTCGACTTCGACCCGTGCGGCCACT
- a CDS encoding DUF92 domain-containing protein, whose amino-acid sequence MSQDIQALLWSYGYVGACVAAGESSLRLGLSRELARKIIHVSVGFWIFGTLWLFQNPALAVVPSLTAAVANWIIHRKRLLKSVETEPDNLGTVWFALAFSALVWLAWDKPVAAAGGVMAMTVGDALAALVGTRLGRHPYETLGGERKSLEGSLAMLAGTFVAVLATLTWLPGLAPDMPKVPLAALCAVVATCAEALGTRGRDNLFVPLAAGAVLYLVPPSHAAGLGLGAVIAVFIGVVSWLRGSLSPSGVLGAILIGTPVLGLAGAVGASALLAFFISSSALSKAFRARKAGVEEEYAKTGTRDLGQALANGGVAALAAVLLAVTGDERYALAMLGALVAANADTWATELGVLSRSPPRLVTTLRQVPAGTSGAVSGAGLMASTAGAAFVAVVAALAGARWTLLPWLVLAGVVGSLFDSFLGATVQDVRWCDACGRETERRVHRCGRAARPLRGFSWLGNDTVNVLATAAGALLAFWA is encoded by the coding sequence CCAGGCGCTCTTGTGGTCCTACGGATATGTCGGAGCCTGCGTGGCCGCGGGGGAGTCGTCCCTGCGCCTGGGCCTGTCACGGGAGCTCGCGCGCAAGATCATCCACGTGAGCGTGGGCTTCTGGATCTTCGGCACGCTGTGGCTCTTCCAGAACCCGGCGCTGGCCGTGGTGCCGTCTCTGACGGCGGCGGTGGCCAACTGGATCATCCATCGCAAGCGCCTGCTGAAGTCCGTGGAGACCGAGCCCGACAACCTGGGCACGGTCTGGTTCGCGTTGGCCTTCTCGGCCCTGGTGTGGCTGGCCTGGGACAAGCCCGTGGCCGCGGCGGGCGGTGTCATGGCCATGACCGTGGGTGATGCCCTGGCCGCGCTGGTGGGCACGCGTCTCGGGCGCCACCCGTACGAGACGCTCGGCGGAGAGCGCAAGAGCCTGGAGGGCTCCCTCGCCATGCTGGCCGGCACCTTCGTGGCCGTGCTGGCCACGCTCACGTGGCTGCCGGGCCTCGCCCCGGACATGCCGAAGGTGCCGCTGGCCGCCCTGTGCGCCGTGGTGGCCACCTGCGCCGAGGCGCTCGGCACCCGGGGACGGGACAACCTCTTCGTGCCGCTGGCCGCGGGCGCCGTCCTCTACCTGGTTCCCCCCTCGCATGCCGCGGGACTGGGCCTGGGCGCGGTGATCGCCGTCTTCATCGGCGTGGTGTCCTGGCTCCGGGGTTCGTTGAGCCCGAGCGGCGTGCTGGGGGCCATTCTGATCGGCACGCCCGTGCTCGGGCTCGCGGGGGCGGTGGGGGCCTCGGCCCTGCTCGCCTTCTTCATCTCCTCCAGCGCGCTCTCCAAGGCCTTCCGGGCCCGCAAGGCCGGCGTGGAGGAGGAGTACGCGAAGACGGGGACGCGCGACCTGGGACAGGCATTGGCCAACGGTGGCGTGGCCGCGCTCGCGGCGGTGCTGCTGGCCGTCACCGGCGACGAGCGCTATGCCCTGGCCATGCTGGGGGCCCTGGTCGCCGCCAACGCGGACACGTGGGCCACCGAGCTGGGTGTCCTCTCCCGCTCGCCCCCCCGGCTGGTCACCACGCTGAGGCAGGTGCCCGCCGGCACGTCCGGTGCCGTGTCGGGTGCAGGGTTGATGGCCTCGACCGCGGGCGCCGCCTTCGTCGCGGTGGTGGCCGCGCTCGCGGGAGCCCGGTGGACGCTCCTCCCGTGGCTCGTGCTGGCCGGGGTGGTGGGCTCGCTGTTCGACAGCTTCCTGGGCGCCACGGTGCAGGACGTGCGCTGGTGCGATGCCTGCGGCCGGGAGACGGAGCGCCGGGTGCATCGCTGCGGTCGGGCGGCCCGGCCCCTCCGGGGCTTCTCCTGGCTGGGCAACGACACGGTCAACGTGCTGGCCACGGCCGCGGGAGCGCTGCTGGCCTTCTGGGCGTAG